The genomic interval GAACTCCCGGACGTCCGTCTCCGGGGAGACCTCCGCGACGATGCGCCCGGTCCCGTCCTCTGCCACTGCCTCCGTGACGTTCGCTCCGGCGTCGGCGAACGTCACGACGGCCGAGTTCTCGGCGACGACGGCCTCGAACACCTGCTCGCCGTCGCGTTCGGTCACCGCCGAGATGCGGTCGATAGACGGGTGTGCTTCTCCCTCGGAGAGTACCCTGTCGACGTCGCAGTCCGAGGACGCGAGGTAGAGGATGGCGCTCCCCGACGTGAGCGGGACGAACCCGTCGAGACGGATCGTACAGTCGGCCCGGGCCGAGAGGTCGACGACGGCCGACGAATCGACCGAGAGCTGCAGTTCGACGACGCTGTCGGCGTTGAGGAGGCGACGGTTCTCCATCGCGGTGATGGCGTAGCCGACCGTCTCGCCGAGCAGTCCGAGCGCCGTCCGCTCCGCCTCGCCGAACGGGTCCGGGCGCTCGGTGTGGACGACGAGCGACCCGTGGGTCGTCTCGTTGTACGCCATCGGCACGACGACGAACCCGGTGCCACCCGCCTCGAAGACGGCCTGGGAGAGCGGGTCCTCGGCGGTCGGGCTGGCGAGTTCGTGGTGGACGCGGCGCTCGCTCGTGGCGGCCCCGATGGCGCTGTGCGCCCGCACCTCGTGGGAGAGGTCGCCCGCCGCGTCGAGGAACCCGCCGTCGTCGCCGGCGAACGCACGCGGCCGGATGCCGTCGTCGTTCACGTCACGTTCCGTCGTCCACGCGAACGAGTAGAGGTCGTCGTCGGCGACGATACCCACACAGAGGCTCTGTTCGAGCTGTTCGCGACTCTCGGCGTCGAACAGCGTCCGGGTGAGTCCCCGGATGAGTTCGCCGACCCGATTGGTCGTCTCCAGCTTCGCGTTCTGGTCTCTGGCCTGCTGCTCGGCCAGCTTCTGCTCGGTGACGTTCAGGTGCAACACGAGGACGAACCGCTCGCCCTCGTGGACGAACCCAACCGCGCGCATCGTGAACCAGCGCCGTTCGTTCGGGCTATGACACGGGTAGTCGACGGAGAACTCGTCGCGCTCGCCGTCGAGGACTGCGTCGAGTCCCGCCGCGGCCGTGTCACCGGAGTCGCCGCTGCTCGCCGCACAGACCGCGAGGTAGTTGTCCCCGATGGTGTGGGGGTCGCCCTGGATGCCGTTCGCCTCGCCGAACGCACGCCACGCCTCGTTGGTGTAGACGATGGTGCCGTCCCTGTCGAGGATGGCGACCTGCGTCGGCAGGGTGTCGAAACTCGCACTCGCGAGCGGATGGGACCGGAACACCGAGCGCGTCGTGGGCGCGCCCTCGGTCGTCTCCGTCTCGATGTCGTCTCCGGAGTTGCTCACGCTGTGGTCCTCACGCCGTGTAACCGGCTTGAAATATGCAAGGTACTCGGGCGGAAAAGTATGCGCGTTGCACACTCCGAGAACAGACCGTTTTTCTCTCCGGCTCGGGTACCATCCGTATGAGCAAGGTGAGCATCGGCCTCCGCGGGTGGCGCTTCGACGAGGAAGAGATTCTCGGCGACGACGGGTCGCTGAAACCGCTCGCGCAGATTCCGCCCGAGCCGAGGGAGCGCATCGCCCGACTGGCGACGCTCGTCGACAAGCCGTGTGACGCCTGCTGGCTGACCTACGGCGAGGAGGAGCGCCAGCGTTGCAAGCAGGCGAAGGTCGTCTACGGCGAACCGCTCGGCGAGGTGCTGCTCTGCAACGAGCACGAACCCGACTTCCTCTACTGGTTCCGCGAGGAGGGCGGCACCGACCTCGCGGGGGACCGCCTCCTGCAGAACGCGTTCCACCAGTGGTTCGCCGACGGTGGCGAGGCCCCCGAGGGCTACGGCGGGATGGAGCACGTCGACACCGACCCCGACGACGTCGTCCAGCCAGAGCCCGACCCACAGCTCGATGACCTAGAGACCGAACTCGCGGAGATGAGCGACGAGGAACGGGAGGCGCTCGACATCGACCTCTCGGACCTCGACCTGTAGCGCCCGCCCGGCCCGTTCTTCTCGCCGCGACCCCGGAACGCGCCGCTTTTCCCCACCGACCGGCAACCACGGCCAATGAGCATCGCGGTCGCCGTCGTGGACGCGCGCACGCCCGGCAACGTCGGGACCATCGCCAGGGCGATGAAGAACTTCGGCCTCTCGGAGTTGCTGCTGGTCGACCCGCCGGACCTCGACGAGGACGGCGAGGCGTACGGCTTCGCGGGGCAAGCACGCGAGGACATCCTCCCGAACGCTCGCCAGGTGAGCTTCGACCACGTCGTCGAGAACTACCACACCGTCGGGACGACGGCCATCACCAACGACGACGAGCGTCGCCACGTCCGGTACCCGTTCCGGACGCCGCGAGAACTCGCCGACTCGCTGGAGGGCGTCGAGGCGGACACCTGCGTCGTGTTCGGACGCGAACGCGTCGGCCTCCACAACGAGGAGCTCGAACGGATGGACGAGGTCTGTACCATCCCGGCGAGCGCGGACTACCCCGTCCTCAACCTCGGGCAGGCCGCGACAGTCGTCTGCTACGAACTGCGGACGCTGACGGTCGAGGACCACCAGCACCCGACCGAGGTGGACCGCGCGCCCCAGCAGGACGTGGTGGGACTCCACGACCAGTGGGGGTCGTTCGTCGAGGCGGCGGGCATCGTCGAGGAGCGACGGCAGCAGACCCGGCGGATGTTCCGCCGCCTCGTCGGCCGCGCCCACCCCACGACCCGCGAGGTGAGTACGCTCCGTGGAATCCTTCGACGTGCGCAGAGCCGTATCGAGAATCCGGACCGGTACGACTGAGCCGTTGTCCAGACGGCACGGGCGGACGAGCCGGACGGCACCGGCGACAGCACGACAGCGGACGAACTACCCGAACGTGACCGGCCTGACGGCAGAGACCAGTAGCTCGTAGTCCATCCACGCGTCCGTGTCGCGACAGGCCCACGCGCCTTCGACGTCGACACCGTGTCGGTGGGCCGATTCGATGAGTTCGTTGAACTGTTCGACCAGCTCTGCTTCCGTCGTAACGGTCGGGGGTGAGTGTGGTGCGTCCATGGATATCTCGTCGTTCGTCGTGTGACGGCGTCAGCCGACGCTCTCGACTCCGAACGGTCGCCCTCAGATGCTCGGAGACGTACCTACGACGGTCGCCGGAAAACGGTCGTCGCCTGCGAGGTCATGACCACCACTGCGCGAACGCGGCGCTCGATATCGACTCACGGTCGACGGTACTCCGTCTGTTCCGGGGACGTGTGAATCAGTACTCGGCGAACGTCGTTACGAGGTGCTTGCGAAGTGCATCTCGGTGGTCCGCACAGAGCCACCCGTTGACCGGGAGTCCGGACTGCCGGTCGATGCGGTAGCGGCCGACGACGTCGTTCGGACACCCAGGTGCATCGTCCTGCGCGAGCAGTTCGTCGACGGTCGCTGGTCGCTCGCCAGCAGCGTCCGTCGAGCACGCTCGACAGAGATACGGCTCGGTGAACTCGCCCGCGAGAGAACCCCTCGCTGCACCCTCCACGGGAGAGTCGTGCGGTGTCACGTTGTACCATCTGATAGTCCAGGTCCTAAATACGTGTGGGCTTCACCATCGAAATAGAAGTCTATGGTACGAGTAGGTGGTGACGATGGTGCTCTCTCGACGGCGTAGCGTCGGTACTCTCGTGTCCGCGCCCTGCAGAAGCGACCTGCTCACGCTCCCTATCGTTCGGTCCTGTCCAGTCGCACTATCGCCCGCCCACATGGGTCACGCCTCAGGAGCGCGTTCACCAGCGACCAGGGGACTGTGGGCGGGCAAGAGACGAGGAGGGGTACGCCAGAATAACTGCTCACCTCCACTATCGGAATCATTTATCTCGCGCCGTCTCTCGGGTCGCTTCAGTGTCTATCGACAGGTCAGTACGCCAGTGAACCCCCCGTCGTAACGGTGGCGACACTCGGGCCTGCTCGTGGTCGCTACCGACCCGTCGGTCCACCGACGGTCGTCGACGAGGAGAACAGCCCTCGTCAGTTCGTCGCGGCCGTCGACGGCGAGCAGCCACACCTCTCGGTGAAGTGCCCCACTGGCCAGTGAAGGACGATTCGACCACACTGACGACGTTTCGCCTCACGACCCGCGGAAAGCGACACCCGCGAGCGAGCCACTGTCTGCGTCGATGGAGGGACAGGTCCGACGAATCAACCGGTCGCGTCCCGTCAGTCGTCGGTATCGACGGCCTTAGCGTTGCCCCCAGCACTCGCTGTTGGGTCGGGCGACGGCGCGTTGTCGGTCGTATCGAGGGAGGGCATGTAGTCCGGGGCGTCCTCGTCGAGGTCCGCGAGGTACCGTCTCGACCAGACCTCTGCGCTGTGGTCGTTACTGTCTCTGTGCTCCCCGTAGAGTTCTAACGCGGTGTCGAGGGTCGCTACCGTACGCTGATACTCACAGTTCTGACAACCGACGACGAACGGTTGGACCATTACTGTCGTCTACTACAGTCACGTGCATAGAGTGAGACGCTAGCCATATATCCAAATCAGCTCACGGGGCGGGTAACTACTTAGTGAGGCCGTGGTCCGCGGAGTGACGGTTCGATGTTTGCACGCTCTGTTCCCGTCGTTATCGGCACCGTACAGCGGGTTCTTCGGAACGAGCGGCGGTTCGTCGGATGAACTCGTACCGCGTGTGTACCGTGACGGCGGCGACTCACCAGTCTCGACTGGCGAGTCGTTGCCGAACGGACTACCGGGCATCGGAGCGGAACGGCGATTACTGGACCACGGGAGGTGACGCCGCGACAGACGCAACCTCGTCGTTCGAGCACTCGCCGCTGAACGAGAGTCGGAGGTGGCCGTCTCCTCTCCCCCGCCAAATCGGAACGCCCTCGCAGGGTGCCTGCAGTCTACTCGCTCCACTCGCCAGGGAAGGAGACACCTCGGTCACGGGCCACCGAGTCGAGAGCCTAATACGTACCAGTTCCCCCGGTGGTGCACCCGGCGCATAGCTTCTTGTCCCGCCCGCGTGTCACTCCGCCTCGATGACGGACGAACCGGACGTCGAGTTGCTCACCGACGAGTACGGCGTCAGCCACGTCTACGCCGACTCGCGGTACGCACTCGGGTACGGCCAGGGGTACGCGCAGGCCCGCGACCGACTGTTCCAGATGGACGTGCTCCGGCACGTCGGCTACGGCGACAGCGCGGGCGTCCTCGGGCCGTCGCAGGTCGCCTCCGACCGGCAGGTCAGACGCGACCTCTACACGCGCGAGGAACTCGAACGCCAGTACGAGCGGTCAACGCCGGAGGCGAAGGAACTGCTGGAGGGGTTCGCCGCTGGCGTCAACCGCCGCCGCGCGCAGGCGATGCGCGACCTCCCGGCGGAGTTCCTCACGCTCGGCCACCTCCCCGAACCGTGGGACCCGGTCGACACCGTCGCCGTCCTCGCGTACATGATCGGCTACTTCGGCACGTTCGGCGGTCACGAGATCGGGAACGCCGCGCGGTTCGCCCGCCTCGAAGAGCGCCTGGCGGACCGCGCGGCTGCCTACGAGGCGTACGGCGACCTGAACTGGCTCCGCGTCCCCGAGGACCACACCGCCACGCTCGACGCACCCCGCGACGGCGGCGAGGACGCACTACGCTTCGACGACGTGCCCGCGGAGCAACTCGACCTCGCGGAGGCCGCACTCGGTGCCGTCCCGTGGGGCGAACGCGAGGGGAAGGTGTTCGGCCTCCAGCGAGCGACGGGCGCGCTCGCGGGGTTCGAGTGGGGGTCGAACGCGCTCGTCGTATCGGGCGACCGAACGGAGACCGGGTCCCCGATGATGTTCGGCGGCCCCCAGATGGGGTACTTCCGACCGCCCGTCGTCCACGAGGTGGGCCTCCACGGCGCGGGGTTCGACTGCGCCGGCATCGCCGTCGTCGGCACGCCGGGCGTCGTCATCGGCCGGACGCCCGAGTTCGCGTGGTCGGTCACGAGCGGCTACGACGACATGCGCGACACCGTCGCCCTCCGTCTGCACCCGACGGACGACGACCGGTACTACTGGCGGGGCCGCTGGCGCGAGTTCCGCACCGAGGAGGTGACGCACTCGCCGTCCCGGCTCGGGGCGCTCGCGGACGGGCAGCGACCCGCGGGGGGCGAGACTCAGCAGTTGGCGTGGGTCGAGGAGAGCGGCGCGACGATGCCCGTCGTCGCGTGGAACCCCACCGAGCGCGTCGCGTGGGCGCAGCGCACGACGACGCGAGGACAGGAGCTACAAGCCGCGCTCCAGTGGTCGGAACTCGGAGCGCTCGACTCACCGAAGGAGGCCGAAGAACACCTCGCGGAGTTCCCGTTCAGCTTCAACTTCCTGTTCGCGGATAGCGAGGAGGTCCGGTACGTCCACACCGGTCGCATCCCGGAGCGGCCGGACGACGTGGATCCGCGGTTCCCGGTCCCGGCCGACCGGTTCCGCTGGCACGGCACCCGCGTCGGCGCGGGCCTCGACTGTTCGGGGACCGACCCCGAGTCGGGCTACTTCGCGCAGTGGAACAACGCACCCGCGACCGGGTGGCGTGCTGGCGACGCCGAGGGTCGGTGGGGCTCCATCCACCGCGCGGACCTGCTGGAGACGGTCGTCGACGAGCACCTCGCCGACGGGCCGCTGTCGATGGACGGTGTCGAGTCCATCCTGCAGGAGGCGGCCACCCGCGACCCGGTCGCCCGCCACTCGGCACCGATACTCGCGGACGTCGCCCGAGAGAGCGACGATTGGATACTTCGAGCGATGGCCGACGAACTCGACGCGTGGCGCGAGGCGGGCTACACGTGGGCCGAGGGCGCTGCCGACGGGGACGACCCCGAGCGCGACGGCGGGTTCGACGCCGACGGAGACGGGCGATACGACTTCGCGGCGATGGCCATCTGGGAGGAGACGCGCCGCGAGCTACAGGAGCGCGTGTTCGGCCCAGCGCTCGGTGACCTGACGCCCGAACTCGTCTTCGACCCGCCACTGGAGGTCCATCCCGAAGAGGACGAGTTCCCCCACGCCGGGGACCACGGGCGTACCGACCGCGACGTGACGCTCGTGGATGCCCTCCGGGGCGAGACGAGCCACGACTGGTTCGATGAGGACCGAGACGCTGTCGTGGAGGACGCGCTACGCGCGGCCGCCGAGACGCTGACCGAAGAGTTCGACAGCGACGACCCGGCGGACTGGCGACGCGAGGTTCGCACGACCGGGTTCTCGCCGATGGGTGGGCTGCCCGTCTGCGAGATTCCGATGGTCAACCGCGGGTCGTGGAACCAGGTCGTCTCGCCGGTCGAGAACCGCGCTCGCGGCGTGCTCGCGCCGTCGAACGTCGGCCACCTCGCGATGCGAGAGCTTCCGGGTGCGGTCCGCGGGTCGGTTCCCGACCAGCTGGAAGACCAGCTGGCGATGTACGAGGAGTTCGACTACAAACCGTTCCCCGTGGCGCGGCGGCGCGTCGAGGAGCGTGCGGAGCGACGAACGCTGCTCGACGCCGAGACGCTGGGTCGGTTCCCGAGACTCTTCGGATTGCTGGGTCGGGACTGAAGACGAGTCAGTAGTACGGGAGTCGGTCAGGGACGGTCCTGTGGTCGCCGTCGGACCTCGGCGTGCTTCTCGACGCGAGCACCGTCGTCCAGACGAGCGCCTGGGCGCACGTCAGCGTGTTTCCCGACTCTCGCGCCGTCGGCGACGGTCGCCGTCTCGTGGACGGACGCGTGTTCACCGATTCTCATACAGAGGTGTGTGACGCGACCACTCGCAAAGAACGTAGGGGCGGCAGGCTCAGGCGCGTTTCTGTATCTCCTCGCGGAGCACCGAACTGACGAGTTCGCCGTCGGCCTTCCCGCGGAGTGCGCCCATCGCCTCGCCCATCAGTCCGGAGAACGCTCCCATCCCCTCCGCCTCCACCTGGTCGCCGTTCCGTTCGACGACCTCGGCGATGGTCTCGCGGACCTCGCTCTCGTCGACGCCGCCGAGTCCGGCCTCCTCGGCGGCCTCTTCCGCGGTCATCTCGGGGTGGTCGGCGAGCGTCCGCAGCACGGGGCCGACGCCCTCCTTCGCCAGGTCGCCGGACTCGACGCGGTCGAGGACGGCGAGGAAGTGGTCCTCGCGCAACCGCTCGACGGGCACGTCGTCGCGGCGGAGTTCGGTGACGGTCGATTCGAGCGTCCCGGCGGCGAGCGTCGGGTCGACGCCGTTCTCGACGGCCGTCTCGAAGACGGGCATCCGCCGGCCGAACGCGACCTGTTCGGCGAGACCCGCGTCCAGCCCGTACTCCTCGACGTAGCGGTCGACGCGTTCGGTGAGCAGTTCGGGCGTCTCGACCGCACCGAGGTCGAGGTCCACTGGCGGGACGTCCGTCTCGGGGTACATCCGGGCCGCGCCGGGGAGCGGCCGGAGGTATCGTGATGTGCCGTCGTCGTTCGCGCCGCGCGTCTCCTCGGGGACGCCCTCGATGGCAGCTTCGGCTCGGTCGGCGACGGCCCCGATGGCGCTCTCGGCGACGCTCGTCCCCGCGGCGACGATGGCGACTGCGTCGTCACCACTCGCACCGACAGCGTCGCGCAGGGCCTCGACCTCCTCGTCGGTGACGCCGTACGCCGGCAGTTCGTCGGTGTGGAAGATGCCGCCCGCGCCCGAGCGTTTCGCGTGGTCGGAGAACTCGGTTCCGAGGCGGCGGTCGGGCTGAATCTCCCGTCCCACGAGGCCGTCGAACCCGTGGAGCGGGACGGCCATCACCGTCGCCGCGCCCGCGATGACGCCGCTGTCGGTGTCCGCGAAGACGTCGGTCACGTCCCGTGGGTCGCCGACGCCGGCGTCTCGGTCGGCGAGTTCGTCGCGGATGTCGACCAGTTGGACCTGCCGATGGACCTCGTTGCGGACGATATCGGCGATATCGTCGAGGCTCTGGACGCCCTTCAGTTCGACGCGCGCGCCCTCGGCGATGGAGATGTTGACGTCCTGCCGGATGGTGCCCAGACCCCGCTTCACCTTCCCGGTCGACCGGAGCAGCATCCCGATCTCGCCGGCGGCCTCCTGGGCCTGCTCGGGCGAGCGGATGTCCGGTTTCGTGCCGATCTCGACCAGCGGGATGCCGAGGCGGTCGAGCGCGTAGGTGACGCCGTCGTCGCGTTCCTCGACGCGACCGGCGGACTCCTCTTCGAGCAGGAGGTCGGCGATACCGACCGGGCCGTCGTCGGTCCGAATCTCGCCGTCCGTGGCGACGAGCATCGAACGCTGGAACCCGGAGGTGTTCGAGCCGTCGACGACGAGTTTCCGCATTATCTGTCCCTGGTCGATGGTCGTCGTCTCCAGGAGGGCGGCGATTTCGAGCACCACTTCCAGCGCCTCGTCGTCGATGCGGTGGGGTGGTTCGTCGTCCTCCTCGACGAGGCAGGTGGTGTCGAACGCGAGGTACTCGAACTCGCGGTCGACGCGGCTCTCTTCGAGGGCGGCCTCGTCTATCTCGCCCAGTTCCGAGCGCGTCGGGTGGAGGTAGCGCGTCACCGTCCGCATCGCCTCCTCGGGGTCGCGCCGGGTCGTCGGACAGCCACAGAAGAGCTTCGTCGCGGTGTCGAGTTGCTGGTGGATCTCCAGCCCCGCCACGAGGCCGAGGTCCTCGTAGTCGTAGTCCGGGGTCGTCATGTCCGGGATTCCGCGACGGGACGGTAAAAAACCAGTCAGTCGCGGTCAGGCACGGTCGGTCGCGGTCGGGCGCAGTCGGGCCCGAACGAGGCCGTCACTCCTCGTCGCCGAGGATACCCGGCTCGGTCATCGCGAGCGGTTCGAGCACCTCGTCGGCCTCCGCCTCGGAGAGGTAGCCCTCGTCGACGGCGACCTGCTTGACGGTCTTCCCCTCGGCGAGCGCCTGCTTCGCGACCTTCGACGCCTTGTCGTAGCCGATGGCGGGGTTGAGCGCGGTGGCGAGCGCCATCGAGCGCTCGACCTGCGTCTCGCAGGTCTCGCGGTCGGCTTCGAGTTTCGCGACGAACTTCTCGCCGAACGTCTCGGCCGCGTTGGCGAGCATGTTCGTCGATTCGAGGAAGTTGTGCGCCAGCACCGGCTTATAGAGGTTGAGGTCTATCTGGCCCTCCGCCGCACCCGCGCTGACGGCGGCGTCGTTGCCGACGACCTGCTTGTGGACCTGGTTGACCGCCTCGGCGACGACGGGGTTGATCTTCCCCGGCATGATGGACGAACCGGGCTGGTTCTCCGGCTGGTCGAGTTCTCCGAGGCCGTTCCGCGGCCCGGAGGCGAGCAGGCGGAGGTCGTTGGCTATCTTGTTCATCGAGCCAGCGACGACCCGGAGCGCGCCGTGGCCCTCGCTCATCGCGTCGTGGGCGGCCTGCGCCTCGAAGTGGTTGTCGGCCTCGCGGAACGGGAGGCCCGTCTCCTCGGCGATGTACTCCGCGGCGAGTTCGGGGAACTCGGGGTCGGTGTTGAGGCCGGTGCCGACCGCCGTCCCGCCGAGGGCGAGTTCGGCGAGGTGGTCGGTGGTGTTCTCGACGCGCTCGATGCCCTTCTCGACCTGTGCGCGGTAGCCGCCGAACTCTTGACCGAGACGGACCGGCGTGGCGTCCTGCAGGTGCGTCCGGCCCGTCTTCACGATGTCGTCGAACTCCTCTTCCTTCGCGGCGAGTTCGTCGCGCAGCGTCTCCAGTGCGGGGAGCAGGTCCTTCTCGACGGCTTCGAGCGCCGAGACGTGCATCGCGGTCGGGATGACGTCGTTCGAGGACTGGCCGAAGTTGACGTCGTCGTTGGGGTGGACCGCGCGCGAGCCGATATCTTCGCCCAGTATCTCGGCGGCGCGGTTGGCGACGACCTCGTTGGCGTTCATGTTCGAGGAGGTCCCCGACCCGGTCTGGAACACGTCGACCGGGAACTGGTCGTCGTGGTCGCCCGCGATGACCTCGTCGGCCGCCTCGACGATGGCCTCGCCCGTCTCCTCGTCGACGTGGCCGAGGTCGACGTTCGCCCGCGCGGCCGACTTCTTCACGACGCCCAGCGCACGGACGAACCGCCGCGAGAACTCGATGCCCGAGATGGGGAAGTTCTCGACCGCCCGCTGCGTCTGTGCCCCCCAGTAGGCATCCGCCGGTACCTGCATCTCGCCGAGACTGTCGCGCTCCGTCCGGTGCTCGTCGCTCATGTCCGGGCCGACGCCCGGCGGTGGCGTAAAACCCATCGAAACCCGGTCGAACCGTCGAACGAGTCCGGCCAGTCGTTCTTTCGAATGTGAGTAAAACTTTAGTCCTCGTGGTCTAACGTAGTCCTATGAGTACGCGAGTGGGTGGCACGGATATCGAGACCGTAGCGGACGAACCGACCGTCGGCGTCGGCGTCGAACTCGTGGGCCTCTCGATGGCCCGCGCTGGCGTCGCGCGGAGCCAGATGTCGCTCCCGGAAGGGGCGACGGTCGTCGACGCGGTCGAGCGACTCGCAGACAAGCACGGCGCGCCGGTCCGACCGGCGTTGCTCCGTGGCTCCCGTATCCGGCAGGACACCGTCGCCCGTCGGCGGTCCGGGAGCGACTGGGAACGCATCTCGGGGAACGAGACACTCACGCACGGCGACCGCATCCGCTTCGAGGTCAGCGACTGACCGGACCCGGTCCAGCGGAGCGCCTCGATTCGACTGGCTCGTACTCGACCCGGTCGCAGTCACCCCAGACCCACCCGCTGACGTAGTTCACCCGTCGACGGCCACGGGCTGTCGGCCCGTCTCTGAAAGTCGTACCCGATAGCAGCGCGACCGCTCCGGACTACTCCAGCCCGGCCAGTCGGTCCAGCGCGTACACCATCCTGAGCATGCTGGCCGCACCGTCGCGTTCGAACACGAGTTCGTCCGTCTCCAGCACGTGGTCGAGGACGACCTCCGAGGCGTGGTTCGGGGCGGCGGCGATGCCCGCCTCCTCCTCGGCGACCCACTCCATCACCCGGAGGTCGGACTTCGAGTCGCCCATGACGAGCGAGAACGGGTCGTCGATGCCGAGCACGTCGAGTGCGGCCTCGACGCCCGCGACCTTGTCGAGTTCGTAGCTACCGAGTTCGGCGGCGTCGCCCTCGTAGTACCCGACCTCCAGTCGTTCGAGTCGCTCCTCGACGTCCTCCGGGACCTCGGCGTCCGGCACGCCCGGCCCGCGTTCGAGGACGCCGCGAATCTCGGGGTCGGTGCGGGCGTAGTACGCCCGCGTCTCTTCTGCCGTCGCTCCATCGAGGACGTCTCCGAGCAGGTCCAGCAGGTAGACGAGCGCCTCGTCGATGACCTCGACGGCTCGCTCGCTCCCGGTCTGGAAGTTCGGTTTGAGCGTCACGGTGAACTCGTTGCCCTGCAGGTGACAGCCCCGGTTGACTCGCTCGGGGGCCTCGGGGAGGACCCGCCCGCGAATCTCGTCGAACGTCCCCCTGACGTCGGCGTCCAGGTCGTCGTACAGCAGGCGTTTGGTGTCGGGGCCGTGGCCGGGCGTGAACACGCCGTTGCCCGCCTCGTAGACGATGGAGAACCGTCCGGAGTGGACGAGTTCGTTGCCCAACCCTTGCGTGATGAATCCCTTGACGTTCTCCAGCGTCTGTCCCGTGCAGATGACGATGGGTATCCCGCCGTCGTGGAGTTTCGTCAGCAGCGACAGCGTCTCGCGGGGTATCTCGTTGTCGGTCCTGCCCGCTGAACGGAGCGTCTCGTCGACGTCGAGGACGAGCACGTTCACCGCACAGTCGTACTTGCCGAGGAGGTCGAGGGCGGTGAACGCACCCTCGCGGGAGGCGTGGGCGGCCACGTCCGCGAACGTCTCGCCGACGGGGAACGCCTCGCGGATGGCCGCCTTCCGCTCGTCGAGTTCGTCGCGGACGTCCTTCCACTGCTCCAGGGCGACGC from Halomarina salina carries:
- a CDS encoding bacterio-opsin activator domain-containing protein, which gives rise to MSNSGDDIETETTEGAPTTRSVFRSHPLASASFDTLPTQVAILDRDGTIVYTNEAWRAFGEANGIQGDPHTIGDNYLAVCAASSGDSGDTAAAGLDAVLDGERDEFSVDYPCHSPNERRWFTMRAVGFVHEGERFVLVLHLNVTEQKLAEQQARDQNAKLETTNRVGELIRGLTRTLFDAESREQLEQSLCVGIVADDDLYSFAWTTERDVNDDGIRPRAFAGDDGGFLDAAGDLSHEVRAHSAIGAATSERRVHHELASPTAEDPLSQAVFEAGGTGFVVVPMAYNETTHGSLVVHTERPDPFGEAERTALGLLGETVGYAITAMENRRLLNADSVVELQLSVDSSAVVDLSARADCTIRLDGFVPLTSGSAILYLASSDCDVDRVLSEGEAHPSIDRISAVTERDGEQVFEAVVAENSAVVTFADAGANVTEAVAEDGTGRIVAEVSPETDVREFVATIRGRYGDAELLAKRTVERQVDARSDASPLAQLTDRQRSILEAAYHAGYFDWPRNSSGTDLAESFDISPPTFHQHLQVGLRKLLASVVED
- a CDS encoding RNA methyltransferase produces the protein MSIAVAVVDARTPGNVGTIARAMKNFGLSELLLVDPPDLDEDGEAYGFAGQAREDILPNARQVSFDHVVENYHTVGTTAITNDDERRHVRYPFRTPRELADSLEGVEADTCVVFGRERVGLHNEELERMDEVCTIPASADYPVLNLGQAATVVCYELRTLTVEDHQHPTEVDRAPQQDVVGLHDQWGSFVEAAGIVEERRQQTRRMFRRLVGRAHPTTREVSTLRGILRRAQSRIENPDRYD
- a CDS encoding penicillin acylase family protein: MTDEPDVELLTDEYGVSHVYADSRYALGYGQGYAQARDRLFQMDVLRHVGYGDSAGVLGPSQVASDRQVRRDLYTREELERQYERSTPEAKELLEGFAAGVNRRRAQAMRDLPAEFLTLGHLPEPWDPVDTVAVLAYMIGYFGTFGGHEIGNAARFARLEERLADRAAAYEAYGDLNWLRVPEDHTATLDAPRDGGEDALRFDDVPAEQLDLAEAALGAVPWGEREGKVFGLQRATGALAGFEWGSNALVVSGDRTETGSPMMFGGPQMGYFRPPVVHEVGLHGAGFDCAGIAVVGTPGVVIGRTPEFAWSVTSGYDDMRDTVALRLHPTDDDRYYWRGRWREFRTEEVTHSPSRLGALADGQRPAGGETQQLAWVEESGATMPVVAWNPTERVAWAQRTTTRGQELQAALQWSELGALDSPKEAEEHLAEFPFSFNFLFADSEEVRYVHTGRIPERPDDVDPRFPVPADRFRWHGTRVGAGLDCSGTDPESGYFAQWNNAPATGWRAGDAEGRWGSIHRADLLETVVDEHLADGPLSMDGVESILQEAATRDPVARHSAPILADVARESDDWILRAMADELDAWREAGYTWAEGAADGDDPERDGGFDADGDGRYDFAAMAIWEETRRELQERVFGPALGDLTPELVFDPPLEVHPEEDEFPHAGDHGRTDRDVTLVDALRGETSHDWFDEDRDAVVEDALRAAAETLTEEFDSDDPADWRREVRTTGFSPMGGLPVCEIPMVNRGSWNQVVSPVENRARGVLAPSNVGHLAMRELPGAVRGSVPDQLEDQLAMYEEFDYKPFPVARRRVEERAERRTLLDAETLGRFPRLFGLLGRD
- the gatE gene encoding Glu-tRNA(Gln) amidotransferase subunit GatE, which codes for MTTPDYDYEDLGLVAGLEIHQQLDTATKLFCGCPTTRRDPEEAMRTVTRYLHPTRSELGEIDEAALEESRVDREFEYLAFDTTCLVEEDDEPPHRIDDEALEVVLEIAALLETTTIDQGQIMRKLVVDGSNTSGFQRSMLVATDGEIRTDDGPVGIADLLLEEESAGRVEERDDGVTYALDRLGIPLVEIGTKPDIRSPEQAQEAAGEIGMLLRSTGKVKRGLGTIRQDVNISIAEGARVELKGVQSLDDIADIVRNEVHRQVQLVDIRDELADRDAGVGDPRDVTDVFADTDSGVIAGAATVMAVPLHGFDGLVGREIQPDRRLGTEFSDHAKRSGAGGIFHTDELPAYGVTDEEVEALRDAVGASGDDAVAIVAAGTSVAESAIGAVADRAEAAIEGVPEETRGANDDGTSRYLRPLPGAARMYPETDVPPVDLDLGAVETPELLTERVDRYVEEYGLDAGLAEQVAFGRRMPVFETAVENGVDPTLAAGTLESTVTELRRDDVPVERLREDHFLAVLDRVESGDLAKEGVGPVLRTLADHPEMTAEEAAEEAGLGGVDESEVRETIAEVVERNGDQVEAEGMGAFSGLMGEAMGALRGKADGELVSSVLREEIQKRA
- a CDS encoding class II fumarate hydratase; protein product: MSDEHRTERDSLGEMQVPADAYWGAQTQRAVENFPISGIEFSRRFVRALGVVKKSAARANVDLGHVDEETGEAIVEAADEVIAGDHDDQFPVDVFQTGSGTSSNMNANEVVANRAAEILGEDIGSRAVHPNDDVNFGQSSNDVIPTAMHVSALEAVEKDLLPALETLRDELAAKEEEFDDIVKTGRTHLQDATPVRLGQEFGGYRAQVEKGIERVENTTDHLAELALGGTAVGTGLNTDPEFPELAAEYIAEETGLPFREADNHFEAQAAHDAMSEGHGALRVVAGSMNKIANDLRLLASGPRNGLGELDQPENQPGSSIMPGKINPVVAEAVNQVHKQVVGNDAAVSAGAAEGQIDLNLYKPVLAHNFLESTNMLANAAETFGEKFVAKLEADRETCETQVERSMALATALNPAIGYDKASKVAKQALAEGKTVKQVAVDEGYLSEAEADEVLEPLAMTEPGILGDEE